The Latilactobacillus sakei subsp. sakei DSM 20017 = JCM 1157 genome includes a window with the following:
- a CDS encoding dihydrolipoyl dehydrogenase family protein codes for MKTHFDTIVIGGGPGGLAAAYRLAEQQSVLVVENDLWGGTCPNRGCDPKKMLYSAVEAIDHQHALQSSGLVGTSYINWPQLMAFKRQYTTQIPDGTLNGLQSAGIRTVTGTAHFIADHHLRVGETDYTADHFIIATGQTPTLPAIEGRDLLQTSNQFLDLDHLPAKIAFIGAGYIAIELANIAATAGAEVHIIQHNKRILRDFPETMTTELITSLQNKGVQFHFETTVTKVYETTKGLVLNNAGGFTLTVDAAFAALGRHANIDELNLPAADIATGHHGIQVDEHLVSSNPRIYAIGDVVDRPQPKLTPVAGFEGRYVAGQLLQTNSDPIAYPLIPHTVYASPQISQVGVSVQTAQENPDQYRLKQQTTTNWYTFNRIKEPNAIVTTIFDRQTNQLVGAAAYTTIAEELINYLTPLIKNHTTAAELTDTIYNYPSPASDLKYYY; via the coding sequence ATGAAAACACATTTTGACACCATCGTGATCGGTGGCGGCCCTGGCGGCTTGGCGGCGGCTTATCGTTTGGCGGAACAGCAGTCCGTTTTAGTCGTCGAAAATGATTTATGGGGCGGCACCTGTCCCAATCGCGGCTGCGACCCTAAAAAGATGCTCTACTCGGCTGTTGAAGCCATCGACCACCAGCACGCCCTGCAATCTAGTGGTTTAGTCGGTACCAGTTACATCAACTGGCCCCAACTCATGGCTTTCAAGCGCCAATACACCACTCAAATTCCGGACGGCACTTTAAACGGTCTGCAAAGCGCTGGCATTCGAACAGTAACCGGCACCGCTCACTTTATCGCCGACCACCACTTACGCGTCGGTGAAACGGATTATACGGCCGACCACTTCATCATCGCAACCGGTCAGACCCCAACGCTCCCCGCAATTGAAGGACGCGATCTTTTACAGACCAGCAATCAATTTTTAGACCTGGATCACCTCCCTGCTAAAATAGCCTTCATCGGTGCCGGTTATATCGCCATCGAACTAGCAAATATCGCCGCCACAGCGGGCGCTGAAGTCCACATCATTCAACATAACAAGCGGATTTTACGCGATTTTCCAGAAACCATGACGACCGAACTGATTACGAGCCTCCAAAATAAAGGCGTTCAGTTCCATTTTGAAACAACGGTGACCAAAGTATATGAGACAACAAAAGGCCTCGTGCTCAACAACGCAGGCGGTTTTACGCTGACCGTGGATGCTGCTTTTGCCGCACTTGGGCGCCACGCCAATATCGACGAACTCAACTTGCCGGCAGCGGACATTGCCACTGGCCACCACGGTATTCAAGTGGACGAGCACTTAGTCAGCAGTAATCCGCGGATCTACGCCATTGGGGATGTCGTTGACCGGCCACAACCCAAATTGACACCGGTCGCTGGCTTTGAAGGCCGCTATGTAGCCGGTCAACTTCTCCAAACTAATTCGGATCCCATTGCGTACCCACTCATTCCACATACGGTTTACGCTAGCCCCCAGATTTCACAAGTCGGTGTCTCTGTTCAAACGGCGCAAGAAAACCCCGACCAATATCGACTTAAGCAACAAACAACCACTAATTGGTACACCTTCAATCGCATTAAGGAACCAAACGCCATCGTGACCACGATTTTTGACCGCCAAACCAACCAACTCGTCGGCGCGGCAGCCTACACCACGATTGCCGAAGAATTGATCAATTATTTGACGCCCCTCATTAAAAATCATACGACCGCGGCTGAACTCACCGATACAATCTACAACTACCCAAGTCCCGCCAGTGATTTGAAATATTACTACTAA
- a CDS encoding M24 family metallopeptidase: MEERLHTLRKKMKQNNLGAVIINNKANRYYLSGFTGTDGQILITQTEQYIIADSRYFEQLRQQSANFTIIDNRMAMNTAMKRLLSKIGEQRIGIEADEMNVSEYLALSGADGELVPIYNLIEQQRMIKDEEERNKIQHAALIADETFNHIIKYIRPGMTEKQVANEIDQYGLKLGADAPAFETIVASGIRSALPHGHASEKVIQNGELIILDFGFEWRHYYSDITRTIAVGPVSKELRQIFDITLAAQKKAIQTCKKDVPLKSVDKVARDYIAKAGFGNNFLHGTGHGIGLTVHEYPLLNHDSDEQLQNHMTFTVEPGIYLEQKGGIRIEDDIWIDDDGVPVVMTKSPKEWIQL; encoded by the coding sequence ATGGAAGAAAGGTTGCATACTTTACGTAAAAAAATGAAGCAAAATAACCTAGGAGCAGTAATTATAAATAATAAAGCAAATCGTTATTATTTAAGCGGCTTTACAGGTACTGATGGACAGATTTTGATAACACAAACTGAACAATACATTATTGCTGACAGTCGCTATTTTGAACAGTTAAGGCAACAATCTGCCAACTTTACAATTATTGATAATCGGATGGCAATGAATACCGCTATGAAGAGACTATTATCAAAAATTGGTGAGCAGCGAATAGGTATTGAAGCAGATGAGATGAATGTGTCAGAATATCTAGCATTGTCAGGAGCAGATGGAGAATTAGTTCCTATCTATAATTTGATAGAACAACAACGGATGATAAAAGATGAGGAAGAGAGAAATAAAATTCAACATGCAGCGTTAATCGCAGATGAGACGTTTAACCATATTATTAAGTACATTAGACCAGGAATGACCGAAAAACAGGTTGCCAATGAAATTGATCAATATGGCCTTAAGTTAGGTGCTGATGCTCCCGCATTCGAAACGATAGTTGCATCGGGGATACGATCTGCATTACCGCACGGACATGCGTCTGAGAAGGTTATTCAAAATGGAGAATTAATCATCTTAGATTTTGGATTTGAGTGGCGGCATTACTATTCTGACATAACAAGAACAATTGCTGTAGGTCCTGTTTCAAAGGAGTTAAGACAAATTTTTGATATTACGTTAGCAGCTCAAAAGAAAGCGATTCAGACCTGCAAGAAGGATGTACCACTTAAATCGGTGGATAAAGTTGCTAGGGACTATATAGCAAAAGCAGGTTTCGGGAATAACTTTTTACACGGGACGGGTCATGGCATAGGCTTGACTGTTCATGAATATCCGCTGTTAAATCATGATAGTGATGAACAGTTACAAAATCATATGACTTTTACAGTCGAACCAGGAATATATCTTGAACAAAAAGGCGGTATTCGAATTGAAGATGATATATGGATCGATGACGATGGGGTACCTGTTGTTATGACGAAATCACCTAAAGAGTGGATACAGCTTTAG
- a CDS encoding PTS sugar transporter subunit IIB produces MKIVLACVAGLSTTMMMDSMKSVIKNSQKLNIDDFTLMAIPVEQLPAEIEGTDVVLLGPQVSYKSDFVESVTKPLNIPYVIIDKETYGSMDGGTVIKEALIAKRKQDIQNKESEGN; encoded by the coding sequence ATGAAAATTGTTTTAGCTTGTGTAGCGGGATTATCAACAACAATGATGATGGATAGTATGAAAAGCGTCATTAAGAATAGTCAAAAATTGAATATTGATGATTTTACATTAATGGCGATCCCGGTTGAACAATTACCGGCAGAAATAGAAGGAACAGATGTTGTTTTATTAGGCCCTCAAGTTTCATATAAGAGTGATTTTGTAGAGTCAGTTACAAAACCACTTAATATTCCCTACGTCATTATCGACAAGGAGACATACGGTTCAATGGATGGGGGGACTGTAATAAAAGAAGCATTGATCGCTAAAAGAAAACAAGATATCCAGAATAAAGAAAGTGAGGGTAACTAA
- a CDS encoding PTS lactose/cellobiose transporter subunit IIA, with product MMDKTEKQIMGLISSSGESRAKAFEALQKVKTHEYEAAHKMLKEAQELDIEAHNIQTAIIQQELSEEEDKVTISLLMVHAQDHYMTAQLSRDLIEELIKIFEAREKMEG from the coding sequence TTGATGGATAAGACAGAAAAACAAATTATGGGACTAATTTCTTCATCAGGAGAAAGTCGAGCAAAGGCTTTTGAGGCTTTACAAAAAGTAAAGACACATGAATATGAAGCTGCACATAAAATGTTAAAAGAAGCGCAAGAATTAGATATTGAGGCACATAATATTCAAACTGCTATTATTCAGCAAGAACTGAGTGAAGAGGAAGATAAAGTAACCATTAGTTTATTAATGGTACATGCGCAAGACCATTATATGACAGCACAATTATCACGAGATCTGATTGAAGAACTAATTAAAATTTTTGAAGCACGCGAAAAAATGGAGGGATAA
- a CDS encoding PTS sugar transporter subunit IIC: MFDKFEAFMSKYFIPLANKMDRNIYLSAIKKSMVAMTPILIIGSFALIPDAIPNMIGKNNPVSQWIAQYSSVISIPYTVGMGMMALYVAAIIGYHLAQSKKLDVPGCVTMAVMGFLILAVDFTKDGMVDTMYFGTKGLFVSMFGSIIAVELFSWCKKRNFTIKMPETVPDFVSKSFEMIPISIIVVGTFVIIRVVCVDVLNTTPPMIFTNLLAPLVGSMDNPFAYTFLKMLQCLLFFFGIHPAVLSPITSPVSTQFIAENIANYKAGTAMTHFFTPGMDSAFGNLTGTGVTFGLVFWCMFSKAVAQRKIGRISIIPALFGINEPILFGAPVVLNPLLFIPFVIIGPIISSFGAWAMSFGWLKMSVFTPPYVGVFFEGYLATFDWRSFIVNGMQLIVSIIIWYPFFKMYERRELQAESEKQAAISKEDEAMLDDLDLDF; encoded by the coding sequence ATGTTTGATAAATTTGAGGCGTTTATGTCTAAATATTTTATTCCGCTTGCTAACAAAATGGATCGTAATATCTATTTAAGTGCAATTAAAAAATCAATGGTGGCGATGACACCTATTTTAATTATTGGTAGTTTTGCATTAATTCCAGATGCTATTCCTAATATGATTGGTAAGAATAATCCTGTGTCTCAATGGATTGCCCAATATTCTAGTGTTATCAGTATCCCGTATACTGTCGGGATGGGGATGATGGCGTTATATGTCGCTGCAATTATTGGGTATCATCTAGCTCAGTCTAAGAAATTGGATGTTCCTGGGTGTGTCACAATGGCAGTAATGGGATTTTTAATTCTAGCAGTTGATTTCACTAAAGATGGTATGGTTGATACGATGTATTTTGGGACTAAAGGGTTATTCGTATCAATGTTCGGTTCCATTATAGCTGTTGAACTGTTTAGCTGGTGTAAGAAACGTAATTTTACAATTAAAATGCCAGAAACAGTACCGGATTTTGTTTCTAAATCGTTTGAAATGATTCCAATTTCAATAATTGTTGTGGGAACCTTTGTTATTATCCGTGTGGTTTGCGTTGATGTGCTCAACACGACACCACCAATGATATTTACAAATTTACTTGCACCGTTAGTGGGGTCAATGGATAATCCGTTCGCCTATACTTTCCTAAAAATGCTTCAATGTTTATTGTTCTTCTTTGGTATTCATCCAGCGGTTCTCAGTCCAATTACAAGTCCAGTTTCAACTCAGTTTATTGCAGAAAACATTGCAAATTATAAAGCTGGAACAGCAATGACTCACTTCTTTACACCAGGAATGGACTCAGCGTTCGGAAATCTTACGGGTACTGGGGTAACGTTCGGGTTAGTATTCTGGTGCATGTTTTCGAAAGCGGTTGCACAAAGGAAAATTGGTCGAATTTCGATTATACCAGCGTTGTTTGGTATTAATGAACCTATTCTTTTTGGTGCACCTGTTGTATTAAATCCATTATTATTTATTCCATTTGTTATCATTGGACCAATCATTTCATCATTTGGTGCTTGGGCAATGTCGTTTGGATGGTTAAAAATGTCTGTCTTCACACCGCCATATGTTGGGGTTTTCTTTGAGGGCTACTTAGCAACGTTTGATTGGCGAAGCTTTATCGTTAATGGTATGCAATTAATCGTATCTATTATAATCTGGTACCCATTCTTTAAAATGTATGAACGTCGTGAACTCCAAGCAGAAAGTGAAAAGCAAGCTGCAATCTCGAAAGAGGATGAAGCGATGCTTGATGATCTTGATTTAGATTTTTAG
- a CDS encoding MalY/PatB family protein, protein MTKFDFDTVINRYGTYSTQWDYVKDRFGEANLLPFTISDMDFKAPKGVSDVIIDAANRGVFGYTRWNNNEFKSAIVDWFLNRYQVRVDAEAIVYSPSVIFSLAKLIELFSKPHEKIVTFSPCYDAFINTVTANDRQLIQMDITNGLVIEKLEHVFKIEHPKILLLCNPQNPLGIVWSSELLQTIVRLCNAYNVAVISDEIHMDVVRKGVVVHTIAEYFSELTTQCAVITSASKSFNIPALGCSYALIPDELMRLKFLYELKQKNAVSSVPYLGMLATIECYNHQEDWLNQLNDYVDDNFKYLQTFLKEQLNLDYQIPDATYLAWIDIRPLGIPMTVLQEELIKCQKVAIMDGRLYGNGGSDHLRYNLGASRSKVEEGLNRLLKAVEAIQQR, encoded by the coding sequence ATGACGAAGTTTGACTTTGATACGGTGATTAATCGCTATGGAACTTACTCAACTCAATGGGACTACGTAAAAGATCGTTTTGGAGAGGCTAATTTATTACCTTTTACAATCTCTGATATGGATTTCAAAGCGCCTAAAGGTGTTAGTGACGTCATTATCGATGCAGCGAACAGAGGTGTTTTTGGATATACTCGTTGGAATAATAATGAATTTAAGTCAGCAATTGTAGATTGGTTCTTAAATCGATATCAGGTGCGAGTTGATGCAGAAGCAATTGTGTATAGTCCAAGCGTTATTTTTAGTCTGGCAAAATTAATAGAACTGTTCAGTAAGCCACATGAAAAAATTGTTACTTTTAGTCCTTGTTACGATGCGTTTATTAATACTGTTACTGCTAATGATAGACAATTAATCCAGATGGATATTACGAATGGATTAGTAATAGAAAAACTTGAGCACGTGTTTAAAATTGAGCATCCAAAAATTCTATTATTATGTAATCCCCAGAATCCATTAGGAATTGTATGGTCTTCAGAACTACTACAGACAATTGTTAGACTCTGTAATGCGTACAATGTTGCAGTTATTAGTGACGAAATTCATATGGATGTTGTTCGAAAGGGAGTTGTCGTACACACGATTGCTGAATATTTTAGCGAATTGACGACACAATGCGCAGTGATAACGTCTGCCAGCAAATCATTTAATATCCCAGCATTGGGTTGTTCATACGCATTAATTCCAGACGAGTTAATGAGACTCAAATTTTTATATGAATTAAAGCAAAAAAACGCCGTATCCTCGGTGCCGTACTTAGGAATGTTAGCGACAATAGAATGTTATAACCATCAAGAGGATTGGTTAAATCAGTTGAACGATTATGTTGATGATAATTTTAAATATTTACAAACCTTCTTGAAAGAGCAGTTAAATTTAGATTATCAAATTCCGGATGCAACTTACTTAGCGTGGATAGATATTCGGCCGCTAGGTATCCCGATGACAGTTTTACAAGAAGAATTGATTAAATGTCAAAAAGTAGCTATTATGGACGGACGTTTGTATGGTAACGGTGGTTCTGATCATCTTCGGTATAATTTAGGGGCATCGAGAAGTAAGGTTGAAGAAGGATTAAATCGTTTGTTAAAAGCTGTTGAAGCTATCCAGCAGAGATGA
- a CDS encoding RDD family protein has translation MQTPTPNFSSKRIIASGIDWVFGGIISGIPSVVFFAVLTKSSKPLTSMYQFESMGFSRNITILVSLICLLCGFCYYVIVPWKIFPGQTLGKHWLNLKIVHLNNQRITLGGYCIRQFLILIFIEGAATATSTYIKVLVTTISRFYIDPYLRIIWFIVTLGSLILLFWSKKHLALHDILTKTTVIDVFKSNNVEGGF, from the coding sequence ATGCAAACTCCTACACCTAATTTTAGTAGTAAACGGATCATTGCAAGTGGTATTGATTGGGTTTTTGGGGGGATTATAAGTGGTATCCCTAGTGTTGTATTTTTTGCAGTATTAACAAAAAGCAGCAAGCCCTTAACGAGTATGTATCAATTTGAATCGATGGGATTTAGTCGTAATATTACGATTCTAGTAAGCTTAATCTGTTTATTATGTGGTTTTTGTTATTACGTAATAGTACCTTGGAAAATTTTCCCAGGACAAACTTTAGGTAAGCATTGGTTAAATTTAAAAATTGTTCATTTGAATAATCAGCGAATAACATTAGGGGGATATTGTATACGACAATTTCTAATTCTTATTTTTATCGAAGGTGCTGCAACAGCAACTTCAACTTATATTAAGGTATTGGTAACAACAATTTCTCGATTCTATATTGATCCCTACCTAAGGATAATTTGGTTCATAGTAACATTAGGCTCATTAATTTTATTATTTTGGTCAAAAAAACATTTAGCACTACACGATATACTTACTAAAACAACTGTTATTGACGTTTTTAAAAGCAATAATGTCGAAGGTGGTTTTTAG